GACGTTTGTTTATGCATTTCGTTTGCTTTCCAAGATCTGCGATCTCAGCCCATTGTGATGGAGATTTATCTGTGTTGCCCCACTTGATTGGCATCGACTCAATTGATTTATACGATATCATTTATTAGGTGAAAAGTTGATTGTTTAATAGACAATTTGTTTACCGAGCTGACCGAGCAGTGGAATCAAAATAGGAGCAAACACACTCATACTGTGTGGCTAAGACCACATGGACAACTGACACGATAGCTTCATATTCGCCATTCTTCAGCTGatacggttttttttttttttggtttttggttatCCGGAACTCCGGGTCTGCTTCTCCGGTTACCTAATGCCACACAGACTGCGCCGTTTGGCCAGTGAATTTTGCGAAATTCGCAAAACGTTAGTGCTTCTCCGTCTGCAGCTTcaattgctttgttttttttttgtttttctcccGGCAATTGGCTATTGTGGTCGGTAAATATTGTAGCCACATCGATCTCGCGATCGTTTTCTTCCGTACGCGTTCCGTTCGCGGGGCTGGCTATCAACAAACTACTGTAATACACGATTCGAACAAGTGTTACCCATCGGAGGCGACGGCAGCGGCCAAACGTCAGACGTGGGCAGTGCACTGGGAAAAACTAtgaaacaaatatatacaaaactgaaaatgaaCAGTTaggaaatataaatactttttaccacaaaaatttgcatttattaaagAGCACTTTTCTAAAAAAGAATCTGTTTGTCTGTTAACAAGGTTTAAAAATGATCAacatctcttttttttttactttaaacattttcgcTGTAAAACTTGGATTCTAACTCTTAATACCcttttataataaacaatataaaaagcttgttaattattttgatatttgaaaataaacaataccTTGATTTGAATGTATTTtgttaatgaattttttagagtttttatttaagttttaatttaacatacTAATATGTTCTTAATTGTTTCTTAATTAgactttatataaaaaaaataaaacacatattaaactttatttttagtcttattcaatgtttaaaaataggaTGAACATACAAAAGTGTATCTTaaacgtttgtttgttttacatttttttcagtgtccTATTGCTGTAGGTGCTGGCATTGCTgggaacaacaaaataaatgtgttttataAGCAGTTTTGCTTATCGCATATCAATATCGGTGCGTAAATATACAGTAGTCGATGGAGTGGACCGATATGGGGCCTAGGCAGACACCTATGTACATATCCAGTGAAGGCACCCGCACCCAATTCCGTTTCCCCCCTGAAGATTAGACTAAGCTTTATCGGGCGATCCGAAAATTGGTATAGCTCGGCGAAAGGAGaggagatacagatacagatacagatacagatagagaGTGGAGTACTGGCGGAGGTCATGTAAATTCATAGCGCTATTTATACAGCTCTTGTGCGGCTCATCGATGGGTTTTATCACGGCGAGGGAGCCGTTCAATTGCCCGGGTTTATCGGCTGGCATGGCTTATCAGGCGGCCTATAAACGAAGCGGGAGCCAGCGGCAGCTCGTCGGCGGACCGCTGCGATAGCAATACCACCGATGGCGTCTATAGATTGCTGCCAATGGCGACAACAATGCCACCAATTTGACCAGCTCGAATGCTCGCGCAACAAATCCAAATTAATGCCCAATGGGCTGGTCAACAAAAGCCCCCAGCCAGACCGCTTGATAACTATAGTATAACTCCCCCGATGGGCATGTGAAACTGATTAATGTGGCATTATAAACAGATCTCGAGTATGTGGTTGGGTCTTAATCGAAATTAGGTAACTTTGGGTCAAACTATATTTATGGTATTTAcgataaataaacaaatgcgCTTGCTACTCGATTTGATTTCCCTTGAGCCATAAACATATTGGACGACAATTAGGAATGATAAAGGTTTTGAAAGTCATTTAAATAGAGTTattaagataatttttaaatgactttgtcaaaaaaaaaagggctaCTATTTTTAGATTCATCATATGACCTTAACAACATATTAATTGTAAACCAAGTTATGCTCAATAAAATCAGTACGAAAAGATCTATTGACGTATTCACTTCTCCGCAGCCCAATTGGTATTGTACTTATTCAGCATTTGAATTCGTACACAACCATTAACCTAATAAATGGCAATTAAGGTTGATAAAATCGTTCAAAGTCATTTATATTAAGTTATTTAGATAATTGTAAAATGACTTTGTAAAGTGTAACTGCAATTTTAACCACAAAGGctattttatgaattttaaacacTAAATACTTGTACAGTTTACCGTTGcaatacctttttaaaattattagtaACTATTTTTGAATAGGATCATGTCGCATTTGCATCTTAAGTTTACATTTCACATCGTATTTTGTGTAAATTCATAGAATTTTCGGCTTTGATTTCAAGTTGATCTAGGCATTTCTCACCAAAAAATAGTTAGATAACTTTTGGGGCTATATAAGaagtttagaaaaatgaataacaatCAGGACGATAATTACCGCTTTTACTTGAAGAACAAGGATGAAAACCTTCTGTTCGTTGCCCCTCATTTGGGCATTAATTCAATAGACAGCACGGTTGAAGAGGTCACTAAATCTGTTGACTTTAAAGTGGAGCAACTGAGAAACGAATTTAACCAGAGTGAAAGTGGTAGTGTTTCCATGCGTGGGCAggtaagttttaaaataaattaaaactattatacaatttataattatgtGAGTAAAATCTGTTAGTCCGAATACAAAACAACGAATGAAGATCCCCAGATTGTAAAAAACCGTTTGAGGGAGAAGTATCGGGAAGCTCTTAAACGAGATGAAAAACTAGAGGCCGAGGCGGAAAGATCAGTCAATGAGCCAACTTCCGATATGGAGGAACACCAGGCTGAACTGTGAGATCAAAACCAATTTGTacctttaatattatttaatccCAGTTTTGGTGTAAACAGAAAAAAGCGCCACAAAAATGAAATCGAAGCATATCAAGTGGTGCAGCAAAGAATACTGGACAGCTTTAAGAGGGACATGGATAATCTTATGCTTAAATTCGACGCAGAGTTTTCTCGACTCAGAAAAGTGCATTCTGAGCTTTTGGCGGATATTCAATTGAAACAGGAGGAGGACTCCGCCGTTGTTTCTGGCACTCATCAGCCTTGATACGTTTTTaagaagttttattttttaaattagtgcTGTTGCACTTGAAGCTACTGGAGCATGTCATTAAACAATAGAAGCGGGATAGTTATTTTagcttaaattataatgttttaaactgtattttatgaatttgaaccaaacaattaaataaaaattataaagttgaAGACCAATTTTagatataatataatattttgttagaggacattttgaaatataagcCGCCCATTTATCtatctataatttttaataactttaaaactttattttatgaatttaaacaaaataactatataaaatttacaaagttgaaaaactttatttaaatacaagcgatTTTATTTTCCCAAAACTCAACTCATTTTTAACCTTTGTTATCCTAGATATAATATTGTTCAAAGAGCTTCCTCTCACTTTTCCTTTGGCTTCAGTTCATTGAGTTCAGTGGCATGCTCGGCCAGCAGATCCAGCATAACCTCGATCTTTAGGTTGCACATATTGTTCTCCTCCTCGAGGGCCCGGAATTTCTTGTTTAGCCTCAGCATATCATCCACGTCTCCCTTTCGCGACGAATGCATCCAGATGCCGTCGGCAAAGCGCAGCTCCTTGTTGCCCAGCGTCAGGGAAATCTGGCGGAAATCGTCCAGATCCTCGGTGGCCACAGGATGTCCAATATTGCACCGACCCTGACGCACTGGGATCGGTTTCGATTCGAACTTCTTGTTGAACAGCGGCATGGCGAGCGACTGAAATGAAAAGTTGACCATTTTTAGATTACTTCACTATTTGTTTTGGCTGCTCCGTTGCCCAGGACAACGGACACTTGCCGGAGGTCAGCGGCCGTGGCAGGACTCGTGCCTCCTGGTTTTTTATTACACATTCTACCTGCTTAAAGGGTGGCAGGTTGTCACAGATTGACAACGCACAGCAAAAGTCTGCCAGTGGCATAGAACCggtgaaacaaaatattgtcCTCACCACGcgagaaaattacaaaattaagtaacaaatattttaaagatattcgAAAAGTGCTACTTAAAATCagggaatatttaattacaacCATGTAGCTTCAAAGCTTGCTTGAACTCAATTCCAAATATATATTGTACTCTGTTGTCAGGTGTCActaaaaattacttttcatGTGCTTTTAAATAAcccatttgtatttaatagACCTGTAACATTTATATAGATTTCaatataagcaaaaaaaaacacacaaatgaatttttaatgttgGAAAAAAACCCAAGGAATATAAAGTTAAAATGTAATTCTTCAAATATTCACAAACTCAACTGAATCAAGTTATTGCCTAATCTAAtgacactcaaaaaaaaaactataataaatcagaaatcctataaattacaaaaatatttaatcaatatcataaaataaaatataataaaagacATTTTTAGCAATGCTTAGCTAACCTCCTTAAAATTCGGAGTAAAATGTGATTACAGACAAAACGAACATGACACAACCGGAAAACAAGCATGCTTTTCCAAGGTaggcaaattaaaatacctttGTTTGCAATAATAAAGCCAGCAATTAACCCATTGCCATATTAACCCGCCTTGCAGCAGTGTGCGTGAAGTGGCCCAAGGAGTGGAGCGTCTGGTGCGGGACACAAACCAGGATCTGCGAAACTTCCGGCAGGAGCAGGCCAATCTGCGGCACCATGTCAACGGGGTTGTGGAAGAAAACCGCCGGCTAAACAGCGAGTTGGCCAAATGCCGGAAAACCCTGGCCAGTGGGGACTACCAGGAGCTCAGGGAGCGCCTTCTACTGACCAACAATGTTCTGGAGACGGCCAAGAAACAGGTGGATTCACTGCGCAAGGAGCGAAAGAGCTTGCAGTCCATGCAGGACTATTCAAAAAGGACCATCGAGAACATGGAACTGGAGCTCAGGAACTATCGCGTCCAGATGCAACAGTCCGGTGATGATcaggtatttatttaaaaggacaaattttacttaaattgtaaaatcacCCCAGAGttattctatatttttttcaaatgatgagttttaaatatatttcatatttttctagATTTTAAAGAGCCAAagcaacaattaaatttaatatatttaacagtAAGCCACGACATAATTGTATTTGAAGttagatatttatttgaaagcgatatttatttgaaagcGATTATTCGATATTTATCCCAAtgatttttaacttttttccctatatttgaacatattatattttagaggtcctataaaaaaaaaataagtataaaaataCTCAACTTAtatgtttcatttattttatagaaaGCTATGAATTGATTGTAACTGACATTTATTTGATGACCAGGTATTTTTTGGATAGGGAAAAACTCATTACTCAAACCCCATTGGTTGATCAActacaatttgtttaatatttatgccagtaattaattttaaatattttcaaaatattggTACATTTTAGAGAACCTACATATGTGGTTGCTAAAATAGATTAATTTTAAAGGTcctgaaaattgtttttatagttttatttcatAGCACATAGTAAGCCATAACTTGATTGTATTTGACGTTTCTTTTATGGAGCCAACgaataaaatccaaaatcttATCTAACGTTTTTCGGAACTCACTTTTAGATCATCCAGCGGTACGCGAAGGCCGTGAAAATGCTGGAGACGAAGGTGGCTGCCCAGCAGGAGGAGCTGCGGACGCAGGCGGAGACCATAAAGGCGCTCCACGAGCACAAGCAGCGGGGCGgggagcaactgcagcagctgcagtcGCAGCTGAAGGTCCAGGACCAGGATCAGGTCCGGGTGGCCAGTCTGCAGAAGCAGCTGAAGGAGTACGAGCTGACCCTCAGCCACACCCACAATCTGCTGGTGGAGAGCACGAGGCGGGAGACCACCGCCATGCGAAAGGTGGAGGAGGCCATCACGCTCAGCGAAGAGGCCACCAGGGAGAAGGCGGAGGCCATGAATCTGGCCGAGGCCCACAAGGAGGAGGTCACCCAGCTGGCCAGCAATATAGGTCGCATCATGGAGGAGGCTTCAACGCGTGTGGACACCGAAGTGGGCCAGCTGAAAAATAAGCTCAAGGAGAAGGACGCGCTCATTACATCCATGAAGGAAAAGGTGAGCAAAACTAATAATTATCAATTTACATTCTAattatcttaatttaaatctttgtttaaagcttaaaaaggaCTCGGCGGAACACAAATCGGTGGTTCACCTGCTGGAGACGCAAAACAATCGCCTAGAGCAAAAATGCAAAGAGCTTTTGAAGCAGAACGACAAGCTGGAAGCCGAGGTGGAAGTCACTTATAGACGACTCAGCGCGTTGGAGCAATCGCTCAACGATTTGCAAGAAGAAGATGATCGAGATTCCAAATTGTAGGTAtacaaaatacatatacatcCTTCTTGGTGGATGTATTTTTAGACACTAAAAACAATTAGTTGATCAATTATCTTTATACAATATAAAGAAACTTTATACTTTCATAAACGAAACTAATGTGATcacattttacaaattgtaataaaGCTTCAAgcattaattgtttttgtgtaatttaatatttgtaggAAAAAGCACTACGAGACTCAAATGGAACGCTTCCTGTCGAAGCACAAGACCATGAAGTCCAACTACCGCACGGCCATGGACGACATCACGCAGCTCTTCGAGTCGGTTATCTACCAGCTGAGGAAGGAGAACTCCGAGCTGCTGGCGGACAACGAGATGCTCAAAAGCGGCGCCGCCGGAGACAGCTTGAGGCAGCCACTGCAGGCCTAGACGCTGATTTTACAGTTGTACAAAGCTATATTTTATGATTACCATTGTACAGATTAAATTAGTTGAACGAGAACACTAAGAGGCGACTGCAGTCTGGGCATTGCGGCCGGGAAACAAGCTGGGGAACCAGTAGGAtggctcctcctccgcctgtTTGTCAATCCAACAGAGGCCCTCGCCGAGCACCTTGTCCAGTGACTGTTGGGCTCGATAGTCGCTCCAACTGGGGAAAAGTGGGAAAATCTATTAAGCCTTGAATGAATGAAGTATAAGGAGAGCAAATACCCCAAGTCCTGTATCAGCTGGCCTTTCGTTACACAGCCTTGTTCGGTATTGGAGGCTGCGTTCAGAATGTTGGTCTCCTCCATGCTCAGCTCTCCGGGAATGGACTGAACTATGTACTTTCCCTTGCCCAGTTTGTGCACCACAAAGCTGAAATCACATTTTTGAATAGAgtgttttgtaaataaatgaaaagtaaatagttttggtttaaatttggTATTATACCCATGTGTTTGAAgagcttttaaataaaattaaaaatcttaactAATAACATAGAACAACAAAgactttagtttttaaaagtaatttactAAAACTGGGAACAGCATATTTAGGTTTTGCTGGATAAGGTTCAATTATAACAATTCATGAGTAACttcgaaagaaaaaaaaaaagaagatttTTCAAAGGATATAAAAATCTTTGAGCTTCAAAATCTCATAAGCATATGGGTAATACCCAGTCTGATCTTCACCATTGTTAAAGGtacataataatatatataataatatcttaataattataatatttaagttataaTAAAACTCTCGACCATAACccaaatttttcatttctataggatcaaaaaaaatcaacaaaacttttgacaaaaaatatattaaaatgtgaTATATAAAACAGTTTTGTATCCATTAACGGTGGACTCAAATTGATCCTAAGCTAATCATGTGATCTGAAGCGTCTGAACTTATTTAACATTATGAattaaataggaaaaaaaCTTTACCCATTGCCAAAGATGCTCAGTTTCTTGGCTGCCATAAGGATGTCCTCCTTGGTGATCTCCTGGTGCACTGAACTCTGACCCCTGGCGGCGATGAGTCGTCGCCGCAGCTCGTCGAGTTCCATGAGACCACCGGTCTTGTGATTGGCAGCCAGGCAAACCTCCACCACCTGGACACCCAGTTCGTAGTAGAAGTCGCCCATGCCGAGGACACTCCAGAATCCTTTGCCGGTGGCCAGGGGATCCACCCCGATGGCGGCGCACATCTCCTGGAACTGTTTGCGAAACTGGGAGTTCTTGCGgatgtcctccttgtgctTCATCGCGAATTCCTCCAGTTTCACCCGAAAAACATCCATTTGTTTGGTCATTTGCTCCAGTTGATTTTCCTGCAGGTCGGTGCCCTTGTCCTTGTACTTCTCCGCAGCCAGTTTCTGCTGCTGAATGGCTCCCAGGCCCACACGACGCcgcatttttgtttaatttcaagatatttataaagcaaacaattatttaaccaAAGAAATGAATTCTTAACAACAATGACAACCAGCTGTTTACGTTTAACGTAAGCATTGCGTTGTTACGTTATTTTAGCTTACGAAAATGTGCTGTTAGTTGGCAGcagttaaatgttaaatatcaAGTGCTGTTAGGCGCAATGTTAGCTCATCTATGATAACTATTTGAATTTCGTGTAGCGATGAAATTTTATGAGCAAACTAAAAagcaagaaatattttaaaaagttaagtgTGTTTAAAAGGGGACAATGTATATTTTgttacaaatgaatttataatgtttttacaCCTTTATACTGACACTATATGGGCTGTTATATACATTAAgctttgaaatgaaaatgtaaactactttaaaatatcagatttatttcagaattcaaattgaaaagttttatgCCCACTTGGGTTATTATTtagattataatttaaatcatttaatttgttttgctt
This genomic window from Drosophila gunungcola strain Sukarami chromosome 3R, Dgunungcola_SK_2, whole genome shotgun sequence contains:
- the LOC128259898 gene encoding uncharacterized protein LOC128259898; protein product: MNNNQDDNYRFYLKNKDENLLFVAPHLGINSIDSTVEEVTKSVDFKVEQLRNEFNQSESGSVSMRGQSEYKTTNEDPQIVKNRLREKYREALKRDEKLEAEAERSVNEPTSDMEEHQAELKKRHKNEIEAYQVVQQRILDSFKRDMDNLMLKFDAEFSRLRKVHSELLADIQLKQEEDSAVVSGTHQP
- the LOC128251694 gene encoding protein chibby homolog 1 isoform X1 → MPLADFCCALSICDNLPPFKQSLAMPLFNKKFESKPIPVRQGRCNIGHPVATEDLDDFRQISLTLGNKELRFADGIWMHSSRKGDVDDMLRLNKKFRALEEENNMCNLKIEVMLDLLAEHATELNELKPKEK
- the LOC128251694 gene encoding protein chibby homolog 1 isoform X2, yielding MSLAMPLFNKKFESKPIPVRQGRCNIGHPVATEDLDDFRQISLTLGNKELRFADGIWMHSSRKGDVDDMLRLNKKFRALEEENNMCNLKIEVMLDLLAEHATELNELKPKEK
- the LOC128251671 gene encoding paramyosin, with the protein product MTQPENKHAFPSSVREVAQGVERLVRDTNQDLRNFRQEQANLRHHVNGVVEENRRLNSELAKCRKTLASGDYQELRERLLLTNNVLETAKKQVDSLRKERKSLQSMQDYSKRTIENMELELRNYRVQMQQSGDDQIIQRYAKAVKMLETKVAAQQEELRTQAETIKALHEHKQRGGEQLQQLQSQLKVQDQDQVRVASLQKQLKEYELTLSHTHNLLVESTRRETTAMRKVEEAITLSEEATREKAEAMNLAEAHKEEVTQLASNIGRIMEEASTRVDTEVGQLKNKLKEKDALITSMKEKLKKDSAEHKSVVHLLETQNNRLEQKCKELLKQNDKLEAEVEVTYRRLSALEQSLNDLQEEDDRDSKLKKHYETQMERFLSKHKTMKSNYRTAMDDITQLFESVIYQLRKENSELLADNEMLKSGAAGDSLRQPLQA
- the LOC128251681 gene encoding vacuolar-sorting protein SNF8; amino-acid sequence: MRRRVGLGAIQQQKLAAEKYKDKGTDLQENQLEQMTKQMDVFRVKLEEFAMKHKEDIRKNSQFRKQFQEMCAAIGVDPLATGKGFWSVLGMGDFYYELGVQVVEVCLAANHKTGGLMELDELRRRLIAARGQSSVHQEITKEDILMAAKKLSIFGNGFVVHKLGKGKYIVQSIPGELSMEETNILNAASNTEQGCVTKGQLIQDLGWSDYRAQQSLDKVLGEGLCWIDKQAEEEPSYWFPSLFPGRNAQTAVAS